From the genome of Nicotiana sylvestris chromosome 1, ASM39365v2, whole genome shotgun sequence:
tggtgttccctttattgttgctttattgtcttatttattatttggtggctgtcacaatttttggtatagtagttgtgacttattcacactatatatatttggcttccgcaacatcgAATTTGTATCGGTTTAACAATTATCGGACGGTTATCGGGTGATTTATCGGCTAAATCAAATAGATAATGAGTACATATATCTCTTGACATTAAATCACTAAATTTAAATGTTGAATTCAACCCGTTTATATGAGACTGTCATGCCCGAATATTCAAACTATTTCCAGAAGTCACTGACTAAATTTATGTAATAGCCATATACTAAATTAATGTTGTGTATGGCTCTTTTCTTTCTGCTATTGCATCAAGTCATATAGCCATATGCAAGTGCATTTTCACTAACCGACAGAGGTCATTGGAATTTGAAAGTGAATTTTCAATAGTCTAATACCACTAAGTTAGCATCTAAGATAAAACATAACAGTTAGTGTCTTACTATACCTTCTGAACGCGAATCATAACTGCTACTTTGTCAAATAGTGAAAAGGATATTTAATATACAATAGGtgtaaaaaaatacaaatataaaatattttaacGGGTTAACAGTTTATCCGATAAAATGTAGATCAATGAACTGCAGTCACGTTCATTTCTGAAAATTTCAGTCATTTGAGATCCTTTGTTAACGGAATTATATTTAATCTATATAAAGGACACGCCTAGCATATGTGTACTTTTGTATCTAGTAATAACATGATCTGTCAAATGCAAGAAAAGAGTGTACTATATTTCTATTTTAAGAAATAAAGGTCCAATACATTCTCAGAAACGTGAAGATAGTACCCACAGAGTGGTGGCTACTTCTGTCTTTTTTGTTTCCTCAGTTTTAGTTGAAGAAAGTTGTGTACCGATAAAATCGGACATAAAATTACTCCCGATTTTGATGAAGATACGAGAGATAACATGGTTCGATACTAGGTCGGGTAAAAGCCAAGGCCTCCTACAGATCAGAACTCGGAGGGATGAAGGACACGCCAAGAATCGGGCATGACCGAACGCGGGAAAAATCGAGCTCAAGTAAAATAAAAAATCGAGGTTAAAGGGAAGTGATGTTTTATatttcaataccacacaagaggggggaggGGTGATTTATGTGGTGaccaatttttcgcttaaactgattatggaaggacctggttcttctacgCGTTCCAACTACTACAGTTGCAGAATAATGAGTACAGAaattaaagaacacagagattttacgtgaaaaatacctggctcaaaaggaGAAAAAACACGACCTACTTTCCAGTagaattttcccaaactctccactaaaatcactgagccaaaaactacatttacaaaaactcttttgtaaacctaggattaactctaatcccgttgtagcacactacctgaactgttgcgacaacttcaagttaactctaacttgaaaactctgagtacctaatacaattgcttctagataagttgaaaggtacaatataaaaacacctactataattgaactagaaataaaagaCAGGTACTTGGAACTGTCAGCAATTTGCTTGTCAGTAGCATAAAATTCCATAGtgatcaagcctttctcatagttgtccctcaagaaatggtgcctaacatctatgtgcttaattctcttatgatgaacactagtgttatcacagaaaatagggatgcaaccaacttcaataccaaaatccatcaactgctgtttgatccacaacaattgagcacaacaggaAGCAGCAACAACTtactcagcttcagcagtggataaggccactgaattttgctttttagtagcccatgacacaagacatgaaccgaggaagtgtgccatacctgaggtgctcttcctatccacaagaAAACTTGTATAGTCAACATCAAcatatcccactaggttaaagttactaccttttggataacAAAGACAAAGGTCAGTaatgcctttcaagtatctcaatattctcttgacagcagtcaagtgggattcctttggatttgctcgaaatcgagcacaaagccctacactgaataTAATGTCAGGTAttctagcagtaagatacaaaaatgaaccaatcatacccctatacaacttccgATCAACAGATGAAtcaggttcatctatgtccaaTTTTGTGGCTGTTGCAATATaagtgtctatttcctttgattcttccattttaaatttcttaatcaactcttttgcatatttctactgatggatcatggttctatttgagttttgtttaatttgtaagcctaagaagaaattaagctcacccatcatactcatttcaaattcactccccaaAAGTTTAGCAAATTCCTTACTTAGTTTTTCAATGGTTGCCcaaaaaattatgtcatcaacatatatttatactacaagaagatccttacctttttcctcAAGAATAAAGTgctatcaattttacctctcttgtagccatgttcaagcaggaatttggatagtcgttcatactatgctctaggagcctgcttgagtccatagagtgcCTTGTCTAGTTTGTATACATGATCCGGGCACTCCTTGCTTTCAAACCCTACaggttgtttgacaaacacttcttcctttaagtAGCCATTTATAAAGGCACTCTTGAcgtccatctggtgaagagtaaatTCCATATATACATCAAatgctatgaggagtcttattgcttccaaccttgcaactggagcaaaggtctcatcatagtctatgccttccTCCTGGATAACCTTGACTTGTTCCTTGTAatagttccatcttcatcaagtttgtttctgaagacccattttgtaccaattactgatctgtccttgggtcttggaaccagatgccaaacttgactcctttcagactgattgagttcatcttgcattgcatttatccagtctgcatcctgcaaagcctcaacaacatttttaggttcaataagagataggaaagcatcaaaagcacacatatTCTTTAATTCAGATCTAGTTTTAATTCCCGAAGTTGGTttagtaattatgttctcaatgggatgagaactttgatacttgtaaggtttcacaaccaactggtttctgttTGACATTTCTCctatgttctgttgctgaggaacaacCTCATGGATAGGTTCCATTTGGGCATTAGATTCAGTTCTTCTTTATTcggttccccctgtcaggttgccctagaCGGAAGAACctattccatcacctgttccttcttctggTGCAGCTTCAGCTTGGACTGTGACTCCATTTAAAccttttaccagcccaatagcttcatctttatgttcctgtctctcagaaagagtGTTAGTTTCATCAAAGACTACATGTAAACTTTCTTCTACATacatagttcttttgttgtaTACTTTATAAGCTTTTCTATGTGaaaaatatcccaagaatactccatCACTTATGGGATCAAACTTACATAGGAAGTCCTTTCCattgttgtgcacaaagcacttgcatccaaatgccctaagataggatatatttggttttctccctttaagtaactcatagagagtcttctctacaagaggtctggTCAAGcacctattaatgatgtaacatgaAGTGTTTACAGCTTCTGCCTAGAAGCTATGTGGCAGTTTACTAGAAaaaagcatagtcctagccatatcttcaagtgtcctatcctttctttcaactactccattttgttgtggagtcctagAGGCAgaatgctcatcacaaaattcagcaaacttagcattttcaaattcagtttcatgattagacctaattgatgcaagttgattacctagttgtttctaagtttttctaacaaaggcagtaaacatgtcaaatgcttcatacttagatgttaaaaataatgtTCAAGTAAActtagagtaatcatcaacaagtaccatcacatatttttTAACACCTCtgcttaatgttctcattggaccacagagatccatatgaactaGTTCCATCGacctggttgtgcttaccattttcttgcttttaaaagaggatcttaccttcttcccccttgcacaagcctcacaaactgtcttccttgaacttgatgttaggaagccctatcaccaggtccttggagactaatttgttgagttgacttagacttgcatgtccaagtcttttgtgccaaagcaggggatcattgtccaacacacttaagtaagtgagttcattttctgaaagagtgggCAGATCTATAATGTAtatattatttactcttttttccTGCAAAATAATCTTGTCCGTGGTAATATTTATCACAAaatatttggtagaggtgaatgctactaAGTTACCTCTGTAACACatttgtgatacactgattaggctatatttcaagccatctatcaacagacattctcaatggaactggttctttcttccagtcatatgctttgagcaaccactatccatgtaccgtATTTGGCTtctccccttcacttggacctgcaaaaggaaatcaggggttagtcttaggaacacaaactagtttgggtccctttctatatgCAAAAGGgtgaattaaattctttttagcccatcctggcagcctatttttccctagaacaaaggttttgttcttttgactggccttttcttttgtattACATTCACTTTTGTAGTGACCGGTCTTActacagtgtgtgcagattttgttcttAGTGATGttcttgcttttgggatcccacttaggtgcatgggtctcatagccaagtcctctcttattgctactgTGATGTTTTTGTAGCCATGATAGTGCATCAGAggacttattccatttgcaagttctatctagttcatgCTTAACCTTGCTTAGATATTCTTTTAGGACTTTTATCCGCTCATCctttttgtacaactcatcctttaTTTTTTCTAGATTTTATTCTAAGGTGAGATGTATGTGGTCAGCTTTCTTTTTACCAGTTCCTAATTTcgattttaaatttttagatataAGTTCTAAAatagtggtgtcaagttcaagaaccaggttcttcaactcggcatttttactatcactttcactagccctaagttctagatttttgcacttagatTTCAAGATTACACATTCCTTAGACAGCTGTTCCTTTTTATTGTTTATGAcctcagattcatcaatgaaatctagCAGTAACTccgatagcctttctttagacaaaaatttaaatcttgtctttgagatgaatcacaTTTACCTTtagttcatcatctgattctctaATGGCCATAATTACTTGTTCATTTCTatcttcatcttctgaatcctcatccGAGCTTTCTCCTCGAGcaacaaccatagcctttgttgatcctttgttcttcatgggatgaacctgttccttcttcctgtttcttcgttcagccctttctttcttccattcaatttcccattgaggatagtttttgatcatgtggtcagtcttaccacatttgtaacaacCCTCGTTGGTCTATTTCTCAGGGACCCTTGGTTTATTGTAAGttgcacctcttgaagaacccttttcTCTCATTAAATACTTCTTGAAATCCCTCGTGATCATAGAcatttcatcctcctctagatcTGCACCTTCAGCAACTCTGAGAGCTaagcttctttccttcttgggtgcatccatcttcatggtttgccttataagttcataggcagtgagatttccaattaacTCGTCCAACTTGAGagtggcaatgttctttgattcctgaataacagcgattttgctttcccaagtaacTGGCAAAACCCTTGTTagaattttctcaaccttgtatTCGTTAa
Proteins encoded in this window:
- the LOC138872639 gene encoding secreted RxLR effector protein 161-like, whose translation is MEESKEIDTYIATATKLDIDEPDSSVDRKLYRGMIGSFLYLTARIPDIIFSVGLCARFRANPKESHLTAVKRILRYLKGITDLCLCYPKGSNFNLVGYVDVDYTSFLVDRKSTSGMAHFLGSCLVSWATKKQNSVALSTAEAE